The following proteins are encoded in a genomic region of Terriglobia bacterium:
- the murC gene encoding UDP-N-acetylmuramate--L-alanine ligase → MFAKIQRIHFVGIGGIGMSGIAEVLLTLGYKVSGSDLKSSSVTERLAEKGAIIFVGHRAENITGAEVVVASSAVKRDNPEILAARAEYIPVIQRAEMLAELMRLKYGIAIAGMHGKTTTTSMVAAVLAAGGLDPTVVVGGRVDAMGSNARLGKSQYLVAEADESDRSFLKLSPILAVVTNIDREHMDCYRDMADVEQAFLDFIDRVPFYGMAVLCHDDERLRNMLPRLARRATTYGVHQDADFRVGGARAKCAGNKHLAHFSVEYRGKSLGDFHLRVPGNHNVLNATAAVAVGVGLDIDPERIREALENFRGVDRRFQLRGRAADVSVIDDYGHHPTEIRATLAAARHCGFKRVHVIFQPHRFTRTRDLLEQFGAAFNDADTISVLDIYAASEAPIPGITGERLVQAIQLFGDQRGAVSYVPSFDEAARQVSALAEPGDMVLTLGAGSVSQLGSMVLEQLRKKQAEMKEAASY, encoded by the coding sequence ATGTTTGCAAAAATTCAGCGGATACATTTCGTCGGGATTGGCGGCATCGGCATGAGTGGTATTGCCGAGGTGCTGCTCACGCTCGGCTACAAGGTGTCCGGGTCTGACCTCAAGAGTTCCAGCGTTACAGAGCGGCTGGCGGAAAAGGGCGCCATCATTTTCGTGGGTCATCGCGCTGAGAACATTACCGGCGCGGAGGTCGTGGTGGCCAGCTCAGCCGTAAAGCGCGACAATCCCGAGATCCTGGCGGCGCGCGCCGAGTATATTCCGGTAATCCAGCGCGCGGAGATGCTGGCTGAACTCATGCGCTTGAAGTATGGAATCGCCATTGCCGGGATGCATGGCAAGACCACTACCACCAGCATGGTTGCTGCGGTGCTGGCTGCGGGTGGGCTCGATCCAACGGTCGTTGTCGGCGGGCGCGTGGATGCCATGGGATCGAACGCCCGGCTGGGCAAATCGCAATATCTGGTGGCGGAGGCCGATGAAAGCGACCGTTCATTCCTAAAGCTCTCGCCCATCCTTGCCGTGGTGACCAATATTGATCGCGAGCATATGGATTGTTATCGCGACATGGCGGACGTGGAGCAGGCGTTTCTGGATTTCATTGATCGCGTGCCGTTTTATGGCATGGCTGTGCTCTGCCATGATGATGAACGGCTTCGCAACATGCTGCCGCGCCTGGCCCGCCGGGCTACTACATATGGCGTGCATCAAGACGCGGACTTTCGTGTGGGCGGCGCGCGGGCAAAATGCGCCGGCAACAAACACTTGGCGCATTTCTCAGTGGAATACCGTGGCAAGTCGCTGGGTGATTTCCATCTGCGCGTTCCCGGCAACCATAACGTGCTGAATGCGACGGCAGCCGTAGCGGTGGGCGTAGGGTTAGACATTGATCCGGAGCGCATTCGTGAAGCGCTGGAAAACTTTCGCGGCGTCGATCGGCGTTTTCAGCTTCGCGGACGCGCTGCTGACGTCAGCGTGATTGACGATTACGGACACCATCCCACGGAGATCCGCGCCACGCTGGCGGCGGCACGCCATTGCGGATTCAAGCGCGTGCACGTGATCTTCCAGCCGCATCGCTTCACACGCACGCGCGATCTGCTGGAACAATTCGGCGCGGCCTTTAATGATGCCGATACGATTTCCGTGCTCGATATCTATGCCGCCAGTGAAGCGCCGATCCCGGGAATTACGGGTGAACGGCTGGTCCAGGCCATTCAATTATTTGGCGATCAACGCGGCGCGGTGAGCTATGTCCCGTCATTCGACGAAGCAGCGCGCCAAGTTTCTGCGCTGGCCGAACCCGGCGACATGGTGCTCACTCTTGGCGCCGGCAGCGTCTCACAACTGGGGTCCATGGTGCTGGAGCAGTTGAGGAAGAAGCAGGCGGAGATGAAAGAAGCCGCCAGCTACTAG
- the cax gene encoding calcium/proton exchanger gives MPAPPKKIPAPPRTVWSRFPLKTEHRWLNLLLLFVPAAIVLDLLHAAPLLIFIASALAIAPLASVLGESTGALASQCGPAAGGILSATMGNATEMIIAFFALHAGHINVVKASLSGSIIGNLLLVLGLSLVAGGLRNPVQRFSRTTSAMNSTTLMIAVAALVMPAVFNLTLFGTLQHHDVNLQHLSLWTSGVLIALYLLNLLFVFRTHRASFAAQHPEEEGAPRTSRAQAIVSLALATVLIAGMSEILVGQIAPVTKALGMTELFVGVIVVALVGNAAENSTAIIMARRNRMDVSMAIATGASTQIALFVAPVLVFLSVAIGHPMTLVFNGFEIAAIVLSVVIVDMISSDGETNWFEGAQLLAVYAIVAVAFYFVPE, from the coding sequence ATGCCCGCCCCTCCTAAGAAAATTCCCGCGCCGCCTCGCACCGTGTGGAGCAGGTTTCCGCTGAAAACGGAACACCGCTGGCTGAACCTCCTTCTTCTCTTCGTGCCGGCAGCCATTGTTCTCGACCTGTTGCATGCCGCCCCGCTGCTGATTTTTATCGCTTCGGCTCTCGCCATTGCTCCGCTGGCCAGCGTCTTGGGCGAATCCACCGGCGCTCTGGCTTCACAGTGCGGGCCGGCCGCGGGCGGAATCCTGAGCGCGACCATGGGAAACGCCACGGAAATGATCATCGCGTTTTTCGCATTGCATGCCGGACACATCAACGTGGTCAAGGCTTCCCTTTCCGGCAGCATTATTGGGAACCTGCTGCTGGTGCTGGGGCTCAGCCTGGTCGCGGGCGGCCTGCGCAACCCGGTACAACGCTTTTCCCGCACCACTTCCGCCATGAACAGCACCACGCTGATGATTGCCGTGGCTGCGCTGGTGATGCCCGCGGTCTTTAACCTGACTCTCTTTGGAACGCTTCAGCATCACGACGTGAACCTGCAACATCTCAGCCTATGGACCAGCGGCGTTCTTATCGCGCTCTACCTGCTGAACCTGCTCTTTGTTTTTCGCACGCACCGCGCGTCTTTTGCCGCCCAGCATCCTGAAGAAGAAGGCGCTCCCAGGACCTCTCGTGCTCAAGCCATCGTTTCGCTTGCGCTTGCGACTGTCCTGATTGCCGGGATGAGCGAAATCCTTGTCGGGCAGATCGCTCCTGTCACCAAAGCGCTGGGCATGACGGAACTTTTTGTTGGCGTGATTGTGGTGGCTTTGGTGGGCAACGCCGCGGAAAATTCCACGGCCATCATCATGGCCCGCCGCAATCGTATGGACGTTTCCATGGCCATTGCCACGGGCGCAAGTACGCAGATTGCCTTGTTCGTCGCGCCTGTCCTGGTTTTTCTCTCCGTCGCCATTGGACATCCCATGACGCTGGTGTTCAACGGCTTTGAAATTGCCGCCATCGTTCTTTCCGTGGTGATTGTTGACATGATTTCATCCGACGGCGAGACCAACTGGTTTGAAGGCGCGCAGCTTCTGGCTGTCTATGCCATTGTGGCGGTGGCGTTTTACTTTGTTCCTGAATAG
- a CDS encoding enoyl-CoA hydratase/isomerase family protein → MSDLVQLSKDNDIAIITINNPPVNALSPGVPEGISEAIEQVDKDPTVKAAVLIGGGKTFVAGADIKEFGKMTSGKTRGGVPFVPLLGRIEDCSKPVVMAIHGTAFGGGLELAMAGHYRVAAPTAQVGQPEVKLGIIPGAAGTQRLPRLAGVAKAVEMCADGNPIKAKEALSLGIVDKLIDGDLLSGAVAFAREIAGKPARKTRERNEKLGSAEQNAPIFAAARDAARKKARGLMAPMAAIDAVEAATKLPFDQGVEAERKLFMECLFSDQSKAMIHVFFGEREVAKIPDVPKETPTIPVNTAAVIGAGTMGGGIAMNFANAGIPVLLKETDQAALDRGINTIRKNYENTMKKGRLTQQQMDDRMKLIKPTLTYDGFESADMVVEAVFEGMALKKQVFGDLDKICKKGAVLASNTSTLSIDEIASATSRPESVIGTHFFSPANVMRLLEIVRGKATSKEVIATCMQLSKKLGKVGVLVGNCRGFVGNRMFGPYRREAQFLVEEGAGIEAIDKAMYEYGMAMGPLAVGDLAGLDVGWRIRKEFKHLEKPGVRQPLAEDRLCEMGRYGQKTGAGWYKYDENRRAIFDPTVEENVRKWAAEAGVKQHAISKEEIVDRLIYALVNEGARILEEGYALRAVDIDIIYLTGYGFPAHRGGPMWYADTVGLKKVYDRICEFHKQHGELWEPAPLLKRLAEEGKGFADFDQKASAAA, encoded by the coding sequence ATGAGCGATCTGGTCCAGCTTTCAAAAGACAACGATATTGCCATTATTACGATTAACAATCCGCCGGTGAACGCGCTGAGCCCGGGAGTGCCGGAAGGCATTTCTGAAGCGATTGAACAGGTTGATAAAGATCCGACGGTGAAAGCGGCGGTGCTGATTGGCGGCGGCAAAACGTTTGTGGCCGGCGCGGACATTAAAGAGTTTGGCAAGATGACGAGTGGGAAGACGCGCGGCGGAGTGCCTTTTGTGCCGCTGCTGGGCCGCATTGAAGATTGCAGCAAGCCGGTGGTGATGGCGATCCATGGCACGGCTTTTGGCGGAGGGCTGGAACTGGCGATGGCGGGGCATTATCGCGTGGCGGCGCCGACGGCGCAGGTGGGGCAGCCGGAAGTGAAGCTTGGCATTATTCCCGGCGCAGCAGGAACGCAGCGCTTGCCGCGGCTTGCAGGAGTGGCGAAAGCCGTGGAGATGTGTGCGGACGGCAATCCGATTAAAGCGAAAGAAGCTTTGTCGCTGGGCATCGTTGACAAATTAATTGATGGCGACTTGCTCAGCGGCGCGGTCGCGTTTGCCCGCGAAATTGCCGGCAAGCCTGCGCGCAAGACGCGTGAACGCAATGAGAAACTGGGATCGGCGGAGCAGAATGCGCCGATTTTTGCCGCGGCACGCGATGCTGCGCGCAAAAAAGCTCGTGGGCTGATGGCTCCGATGGCTGCCATTGACGCGGTTGAAGCCGCGACAAAGCTGCCGTTCGACCAGGGCGTGGAAGCCGAGCGCAAACTTTTTATGGAGTGCCTGTTCTCTGACCAGTCGAAGGCGATGATTCATGTCTTCTTTGGCGAGCGCGAAGTGGCGAAAATTCCTGATGTCCCGAAAGAGACTCCGACGATTCCGGTGAATACGGCGGCGGTGATCGGCGCAGGGACGATGGGCGGCGGCATTGCCATGAACTTTGCCAATGCCGGTATCCCGGTGCTGCTGAAAGAGACTGACCAGGCGGCGCTGGACCGCGGCATCAATACCATCCGCAAAAATTATGAGAACACGATGAAGAAAGGCCGCCTCACGCAGCAGCAGATGGACGATCGGATGAAGCTGATCAAGCCCACGCTGACCTATGACGGATTTGAGTCCGCAGACATGGTGGTCGAGGCCGTGTTTGAAGGCATGGCGCTGAAGAAACAGGTGTTCGGCGACCTGGACAAGATCTGTAAAAAAGGCGCGGTGCTGGCAAGCAATACGTCGACGCTGAGCATTGACGAGATAGCGTCAGCGACGTCGCGACCGGAGTCGGTGATTGGTACGCACTTCTTCTCGCCGGCGAATGTGATGCGGCTGCTGGAAATCGTGCGCGGCAAGGCGACGAGCAAAGAAGTGATCGCAACGTGCATGCAGCTGTCCAAAAAGCTGGGCAAGGTGGGCGTGCTGGTGGGCAATTGCAGAGGGTTTGTCGGCAACCGCATGTTTGGCCCTTACCGCCGTGAAGCGCAGTTCCTGGTAGAAGAAGGAGCGGGGATTGAAGCGATCGATAAAGCGATGTACGAATACGGAATGGCAATGGGTCCTTTGGCGGTGGGCGATTTGGCAGGATTAGACGTGGGTTGGCGCATTCGCAAAGAATTTAAGCACCTGGAGAAACCCGGAGTGCGGCAGCCGCTTGCTGAAGACCGCCTCTGCGAAATGGGACGTTATGGGCAGAAGACCGGAGCAGGCTGGTACAAGTATGATGAAAACCGCCGCGCCATTTTTGATCCCACGGTGGAAGAGAATGTGCGCAAGTGGGCGGCTGAAGCGGGCGTGAAGCAGCACGCAATTTCAAAAGAAGAAATTGTCGATCGCCTGATCTATGCGCTGGTGAATGAAGGCGCACGCATACTGGAAGAAGGCTACGCGCTGCGCGCCGTCGATATCGACATCATTTATCTCACCGGCTACGGATTCCCGGCGCATCGCGGCGGACCAATGTGGTATGCAGACACGGTCGGCCTGAAAAAAGTTTACGATCGCATCTGCGAATTCCATAAGCAACACGGAGAACTCTGGGAGCCCGCGCCGTTGCTTAAGCGTCTGGCGGAAGAAGGCAAAGGCTTCGCTGATTTCGATCAGAAGGCGAGCGCCGCCGCCTGA
- a CDS encoding thiolase family protein, which produces MNREAVIVDALRTPLGRRDGMLKSWHPVDLLGFTLKGLVARNRLDPARIDDVIAGCVGQVGEQAFNVSRNAVLAAGFPESVPGTTVDRQCGSSQQAIHFAAQGVIAGSYDIAIGCGVESMTRVPMGASAANGPGKPFGPAMMKRYNNVHFNQGISAEMLAERYKLTRECLDQYSLESHRRAAQAAEQGWFCREILPLPVEAEQGTVNVSRDEGIRAGSTLEKLATLKTVFKADGVVTAANSSQITDGAAAVLIMERGVAEKLGYRPMARFVEFALAAEDPVLMLGAPIPATRKIMERSGLKLEDMDRVEINEAFASVVLAWQRETKADLGQVNVNGGAIALGHPLGASGARLMTTLVHELERTGGRYGLQTMCEGGGMANATIIERIN; this is translated from the coding sequence ATGAATAGAGAAGCTGTTATTGTCGATGCTCTTCGCACGCCGCTGGGCCGGCGCGATGGCATGCTGAAATCCTGGCACCCGGTCGATCTGCTGGGCTTCACGCTCAAAGGCCTCGTCGCCCGCAACAGGCTTGATCCCGCGCGCATTGATGACGTGATTGCCGGTTGCGTGGGACAAGTTGGTGAACAAGCTTTCAACGTCAGCCGCAACGCCGTACTTGCCGCGGGCTTCCCCGAGTCCGTGCCCGGAACCACTGTCGATCGCCAGTGCGGCTCCAGCCAGCAGGCCATTCATTTTGCCGCGCAGGGCGTGATCGCCGGCAGTTATGACATTGCCATCGGCTGTGGTGTTGAGAGCATGACGCGCGTTCCCATGGGCGCGTCCGCCGCTAATGGTCCCGGCAAGCCGTTTGGTCCGGCGATGATGAAGCGCTATAACAATGTCCATTTCAATCAGGGCATCAGCGCGGAAATGCTGGCCGAGCGTTACAAGCTCACCCGCGAATGCCTTGACCAGTACAGTCTTGAAAGCCATCGCCGCGCGGCTCAAGCCGCCGAACAAGGCTGGTTCTGCCGTGAGATTCTGCCGCTGCCGGTTGAGGCTGAGCAGGGTACCGTCAACGTCAGCCGCGACGAAGGCATCCGCGCCGGCAGCACGCTGGAAAAACTTGCCACGCTCAAGACCGTCTTCAAGGCCGATGGTGTTGTCACCGCGGCAAACTCATCGCAAATTACTGACGGCGCCGCTGCAGTGCTGATCATGGAACGCGGTGTCGCGGAAAAACTCGGCTACCGCCCGATGGCGCGCTTTGTCGAATTTGCCCTCGCTGCGGAAGATCCCGTGCTCATGCTTGGCGCTCCCATCCCTGCTACTCGTAAAATCATGGAACGCTCCGGCCTCAAGCTTGAAGACATGGACCGCGTCGAAATCAATGAGGCTTTTGCCAGCGTGGTTCTAGCATGGCAGCGTGAAACCAAAGCTGATCTTGGTCAGGTGAACGTGAATGGCGGCGCTATCGCGCTAGGCCATCCGCTGGGCGCGAGTGGCGCTCGACTGATGACGACGCTGGTGCACGAACTTGAACGCACTGGCGGTCGTTACGGCTTGCAGACAATGTGCGAAGGCGGCGGCATGGCCAACGCAACCATCATCGAGCGAATAAATTAA
- a CDS encoding 3-hydroxyacyl-CoA dehydrogenase, with product MKIKGSSALVTGGASGLGAATVRMLAAQGAKVVIADVNEKGGNDLAQELGASNSVKFVKTDVTDDAQIAAAVEAAVKQHGGLHILVATAGIGIAEKLLGKNGMHDLQKFIRTIQVNLIGTFDVIRHGANAMAVNQPDEDSGRGVIVTTASVAAYEGQIGQVAYSASKGAIVGMTLPLARELARSGIRVCTIAPGIFHTPLLGALPEAAQQSLSQQVPFPQRLGKPPEFAALVQHIIENNMLNGETIRLDGAIRMAPK from the coding sequence ATGAAAATCAAAGGTTCAAGCGCGCTGGTTACCGGTGGCGCATCAGGTTTGGGCGCGGCGACTGTCCGCATGCTCGCGGCGCAGGGCGCCAAGGTTGTAATTGCAGACGTGAATGAAAAAGGTGGCAACGATCTGGCGCAGGAACTCGGGGCATCGAACAGCGTCAAGTTCGTTAAGACAGATGTAACCGACGATGCCCAGATCGCCGCAGCTGTCGAAGCTGCCGTCAAGCAGCACGGAGGCTTGCATATCCTCGTCGCCACAGCCGGAATTGGCATTGCTGAAAAACTGCTGGGCAAAAACGGCATGCACGATCTGCAGAAATTCATTCGCACCATCCAGGTCAATTTGATCGGAACGTTTGATGTCATTCGCCACGGCGCAAACGCCATGGCCGTCAACCAGCCGGACGAAGACAGCGGCCGCGGCGTCATCGTCACAACTGCTTCTGTCGCGGCTTATGAAGGGCAGATTGGCCAGGTGGCATATTCGGCATCCAAGGGCGCAATCGTCGGCATGACTTTGCCTCTGGCGCGTGAACTGGCGCGCTCGGGGATTCGCGTGTGCACCATCGCTCCCGGAATCTTTCACACGCCGCTGCTCGGCGCATTGCCTGAAGCAGCGCAGCAGTCTCTCAGCCAGCAGGTTCCGTTCCCGCAAAGACTAGGCAAGCCGCCGGAGTTCGCCGCGTTGGTACAGCACATCATTGAAAACAACATGCTGAACGGCGAGACGATCCGTCTTGACGGCGCAATCCGCATGGCTCCCAAATAA
- the murG gene encoding undecaprenyldiphospho-muramoylpentapeptide beta-N-acetylglucosaminyltransferase, which yields MRVLIAGGGTGGHVIPALAIARELKAHHNAEVLFVGTARGMENRLVPQAGFGLMRVKVGALKNVSLITRMRTVFDLPRAVVDARKIIKVFNPDVVVGVGGYASGPAMAAAIMMHIPTLAFEPNYVPGFANKIVGHRVSAAAVHFEQTEKYFRNAQVVGVPVRAEFFNVPSPGGNHPPTLLIFGGSQGARAINQAMVAAAPAVLRQIPRLEIIHQTGEREYNDVAAAYKQAGVKAEVSAFIDDMPAAFARADLLLCRSGASTVAEATAAGKPAIFVPFPQAADDHQRRNAEAIVQGGAAMLVPQAELTPERLTEVITQLFANPTRLKQMAERARALSHHDAAGRVARMVAELAERSN from the coding sequence ATGCGCGTTCTGATAGCAGGCGGCGGCACCGGTGGACATGTAATCCCGGCGCTGGCCATTGCGCGCGAGTTGAAGGCCCACCACAACGCTGAAGTCCTTTTTGTGGGGACCGCCAGAGGCATGGAAAACCGCCTGGTTCCGCAGGCTGGTTTTGGGTTGATGCGGGTCAAGGTGGGCGCACTGAAAAATGTGAGCCTCATTACCCGGATGCGCACGGTGTTTGACCTGCCCAGGGCCGTAGTTGACGCTCGGAAGATCATCAAGGTCTTCAATCCTGATGTGGTGGTGGGCGTAGGCGGATACGCTTCCGGCCCGGCGATGGCGGCGGCCATCATGATGCACATTCCCACGCTGGCTTTTGAGCCAAACTATGTTCCGGGGTTTGCCAACAAGATCGTCGGCCATCGCGTTTCGGCGGCGGCGGTGCATTTTGAGCAGACGGAAAAATACTTTCGCAATGCCCAGGTTGTTGGCGTGCCGGTGCGGGCGGAGTTCTTTAACGTGCCGTCGCCCGGTGGCAACCATCCGCCAACGCTGCTGATTTTTGGCGGCAGCCAGGGCGCACGGGCTATCAATCAGGCCATGGTGGCCGCTGCCCCGGCAGTACTAAGACAAATTCCCCGGCTTGAGATCATCCACCAAACGGGCGAGCGTGAATATAATGACGTGGCGGCTGCGTATAAACAGGCGGGCGTGAAGGCCGAGGTTTCAGCTTTTATTGATGACATGCCAGCGGCCTTTGCGCGGGCAGATTTGCTGTTGTGCCGCTCCGGGGCGAGTACGGTTGCCGAAGCGACGGCGGCAGGCAAGCCGGCAATTTTTGTCCCGTTTCCGCAGGCGGCGGACGACCATCAGCGCCGCAATGCGGAAGCAATTGTGCAAGGCGGCGCGGCCATGCTGGTGCCGCAGGCGGAGCTTACGCCAGAGCGATTGACGGAGGTGATCACGCAGCTGTTTGCGAATCCCACGCGTCTAAAGCAAATGGCAGAGCGGGCACGTGCGCTCTCTCACCATGACGCGGCTGGTAGAGTGGCAAGGATGGTGGCGGAGCTGGCGGAAAGAAGCAATTAG